The genomic DNA TTCATCTACGTAGTAATCTCTAGATAAACCTAAAGAACCACCACTCATATAACCAGCATATTCACTACTATTTTTTAAGTCGTTATAAACACCAAAACCATAAAAACCACCACCACCATAAGGCGCCATATTTGTAATATAGTTTTCTACATCTTTCTTTGTTTTAATTTCTTCTATTTTTGCTAAAAATGGCATTACAGGCGCTTTGCCTTGTTGGTTTCTAGCAACAGTATCCATTATTGTTTGGTAATAATTTACTGCTTTTTCTTGATCTGAATCTATTTCATTTCCTTGTGCATCTTTTACTTTAGGAAAATCTCGTTGCTCAATTGCATTATTTAGTATTTTTAACACATCTGCATCTGTTTTTTTACGCAGTTCGTTAAAACCACCCCAAGATGTTTGATCGTCTGGAATTGCTGTACTATCAATCCAAGTACCGTTTACGTGTCTAAAAAAATCATCTGATGCTGCCACAGAAGTATCCATGTTTTCTATGATAATACCTGCAGATTTCTCTTCGGATTTTTCTTCTTTACAAGAAACAAAAGCGAACGATGCAATTGCAGTTGTAAACAAAACTCTTTTAATTGTTTTCATGAGTTAATTATTTGATTGTTTGAATGATTAGTTTGTAAATGAACTTTTTGTTACACTTTTTAACATCTTAGATTTAATTTCTCCTTTTTAGAGCTTAGAAGTATCTAAAACACCATATCAAAGATAAGCAAATTTCAAAATATTAGTTTTTTATATTTTCTTAGAAGTTATATTTCGAACTAATTTCAGAATCTAAGAATAGACCTTTTAAAAAACAGTAGTTTTGTGGCTACAAAAAGATACATGAAGGATTATATAATTATTGGTGCTGGTCAATCTGGTTTAGCAATTGCGTATTATTTAAATAAACAAAATGTAAATTACTTAATAGTTGATGCCAATTCTGAAGTTGGTGCGCCTTGGTTAAAAAGATGGGATTCTTTAAAATTATTTACGCCTTCGGAATTTAATAGTTTACCTGGTTTAGAATTTCCGTATAAGAAAGGACATTATGCGAATAAATATGAAGTTGCAGGGTATTTAAAAGGATACGTTTCTAATTTTAAGATTCCGGTTGAGTTTAACCATAAAATTACTTCCTTAAAAAAGGAGAATGGCATTTTCAAATTAGAAAGCAACCTTAAAACTTTTGAAGCAAAAAATGTAATTGTTGCAACAGGTCCTTTTCACAAACCTTTTACACCTAGTTGTCATACAAAAATATCGGAAGACATATTACAAATTCATAGTGAGCATTATAAAAGTCCAGATCAATTAAAAGAAGGAGCAACATTGGTTGTTGGCGCTGGAGATTCTGGTGTACAGATTTTAAATGAAATTTCAAAAACGAATACACCTGTCTATTTTTCAGGAAACACAGATATTGTATCACTTCCTCAAGAAATATTAGGGAAAACATTATGGTGGTGGTTTAGTAAAGTAGGTTTTTTAACAGCTAATAAATATTCTTGGATTGGTAAAAAACTAAGTAATACCGGTCAGCCAGTTATTGGTACAGATGTAAAAACGCTGTTTAAAAAACAAAATATTACGTGTGTTGGTAGAACTTTAGATGCAAATGAAAAAACCATCACATTTGAAAAACAAAAGGTAAACGACATTAAGAATATTGTTTGGGCAACCGGTTTTAAACCAAATTTTAATTGGATTGATGGCATTGAGTTAGATGAAAACCACTATCCTAAAAATTACAGAGGTGTAAGTAAAACGATTGACGGATTGTACTTTTTAGGACTTCCATGGTTGTACACAAGAGGTTCGGCTACCTTAGGAGGTGTTAAGAATGATGCAGAATATTTGAATGAATATCTAATAGAAAAAGTTTCGAAATAAGAAATTTTCTTTTAAAAGAAACCAATCTATATATATAAAGACAGCTATAACTAGCTGTCTTTTTTAGTTCTTTAAGAAGTAGAAGCTAAGGTTTTATTTTTGGCGGATTTGGCAATTCTTGAAACCCCATATTGAATAACGTAAAACCAAAGATGTCTGCGTATTGTTCAATGGTTTTTGCAACCGGAGTTCCGGCACCATGGCCAGCATTGGTTTCAATTCTTATTAAAACAGGATTTTCTCCTGCTTGTTTTTCTTGTAATTCTGCAGCAAATTTAAAACTATGAGCAGGTACAACCCGATCATCATGATCTCCTGTAGTTATTAAAGTTGCCGGATAATTCACGTCTTTTTTTACATTATGAACTGGCGAATATCCTTTTAAATAAGCGAACATTTCTTTGTTGTCATCTGCCGTTCCGTAATCATATGCCCAACCTGCACCCGCTGTAAATGTGTGATAACGCAACATGTCTAAAACGCCAACTGCTGGTAAAGCTACTTTAGCTAACTCAGGTCTTTGCGTTATTGTTGCGCCAACTAATAAACCTCCGTTAGAGCCTCCACGAATTGCTAAAAACTCTGAAGAAGTATATTTTTCTGCAATTAAATATTCTGCAGCAGCAATAAAATCATCAAAAACATTTTGCTTTTTTAATTGCGTTCCT from Polaribacter sp. ALD11 includes the following:
- a CDS encoding NAD(P)/FAD-dependent oxidoreductase; this translates as MKDYIIIGAGQSGLAIAYYLNKQNVNYLIVDANSEVGAPWLKRWDSLKLFTPSEFNSLPGLEFPYKKGHYANKYEVAGYLKGYVSNFKIPVEFNHKITSLKKENGIFKLESNLKTFEAKNVIVATGPFHKPFTPSCHTKISEDILQIHSEHYKSPDQLKEGATLVVGAGDSGVQILNEISKTNTPVYFSGNTDIVSLPQEILGKTLWWWFSKVGFLTANKYSWIGKKLSNTGQPVIGTDVKTLFKKQNITCVGRTLDANEKTITFEKQKVNDIKNIVWATGFKPNFNWIDGIELDENHYPKNYRGVSKTIDGLYFLGLPWLYTRGSATLGGVKNDAEYLNEYLIEKVSK